In Streptomyces sp. HUAS ZL42, the DNA window GAAGCCGTGGACAGGAACCGAGTCCGGCTGATTCTCATGTGCGCCCGCCTCCCCCTTGGCCCCCGGGGCCGGTACCAGTGTGGGAAGGGGAAGGGTGGGACGGTATCGGCCGATCGTTCATGGCTGGGCGACGAAGGTATGCGGCAGGCTAGACGGGCGTCGACGCCGACGGCACGAACGGTGCCCCGTGTCCCGGCACGATCAGCGCCGGAGCGAGAGCCAGGACCTTCTCCCTGGCCGCCCGCAGTTGCTCGCGGTCGGGCGCGAAGGGGTCGTCGGCCGGGCCCTCGGCGCTCCACCACAAATGGGTCAGGACCACCAGGCCCTCGTCGGCAGTGACCAGGGTGCTGACGTCCTCCGCGGTGTGGCCGGGCGTCGTCATGAGCGTGATCGACGGCGACAGTTGGTACCCGTCGGCATCGCGGTCCTCCCAGATGTCGTTCTGGTAGATCGCCATGTGGTCGTGGAAGCGGGCTTCGGGGAACAGGGCCGCGTTCAGCGTGTGGTCCGGGTGGTGGTGGCTGAAGATCACGTCGGTGACGTCTTGGGGGTTCAGCCCGTGGTGCGCGAGCGGGTCCAGGATGAGCCGGCGGTCCGCGACCATGCCGGGATCGACGATCGCGACGGTCTCGCCGTCGACGAGCAGAGTGACGGTGCCGGCCACCCGCTCGTCGGCGTAGCCGGTGGTGAGGACGTGGAAGGCAGCGGTCATGAGGGGCTCCTCGGGGAAGGTGTTGGTTTGGTGCGAGGGCGCCGTCCGCCGTTACGCCCCGGCCGCCTCGATGAACTCGCGCACGGCCGTGCGCGGGTCCCCCGAGCGGACCAGTGCCTCGCCGACCAGCACCACGTCGGCTCCCCAACCGCGGTACTCCGCTACGTCCTCCGGGCCCGTCACTCCCGATTCGGCGACCTTGACCGTGCCTTCCGGAATGGCCGTCACGAGATCGGCGAACACTTTGCGATCCACCTCCAGCGTCGTCAGGTCCCGCGCGTTGATGCCGAGGAGCTCGGCTCCCGCGGCGACAGCGCTTCGCACTTCGTCGGCCGTGTGCGCCTCCACGAGCGGTGTGAGACCCAATTCCTTGCACAGTCCCATCAGGTCGGTGAGTTGGGCGTCGTCCAGCGACACGACCATGAGAAGCGCAAGGTCGGCGCCGTGCGCACGGGCCTCCCACAGCTGATAGGGGTCGACGATGAAATCCTTGCGCAGGACGGGCACATCGACCCTGGCACGCACGGCGTCCAGATCGGCGAGAGAGCCGCCGAAACGCCTGCGCTCGGTGAGCACGCTGATCGCAGCGGCACCGCCGGCCGCGTACCGGGCCGCGAGGGACGCAGGGTCGGGAATGTCTGCCAGCGCCCCCTTGCTGGGGCTCTTGCGCTTCACCTCGGCGATGATGGACACCCCGGGAGCCCGGAAAGCGGGCAGCGGGTCGAGCGCGGGTGCCGCGTCCGCTGCTCGGGAGCGCAGCTCCGCCAACGGCGTCGCACGCTTACGCTCTTCCAAGTCCTCGCGAACTCCCTCGAGGATCCCATCAAGAACGCTCATCGTCGTCTCCCTGTCGAATCGTCTGCGCTGCGGACGTCCCCCGGCTCGAGTGAGGCCGCGCATCACCCACGTCCAAGTCGTACTCGAAGAAGGTTATTCGGATTGATCACGACCTGCGTGCCGGCCAACCACGGGACGCGGAAGTTGAGCGGCTGCATGCAGGCGCTGAACACTCTGCATGCAGCCTCGTGACCTTGAGCAGATACGTGGCCAAGCCTCGCACCGACGCAGGCGGGGCTCAGGCCAGACCGAACCGCTCGGCGTGCACTTGCTGGTTGGGGACCTTCAGCCCGCGCAGGGCGCTGAGCACGGCCGAGGTCATCGAGGGCGGGCCGCAGACGTACACGTCGCGTTCGGTTACATCGGGAACCAGGGCACGGAGACTGTTCGGCTCGAACGGCGGGTTCCCCTCCCCCGTGCGGCCGGTGAGCAGGTGCAACTGCCCACCGTGCTCCGCGACCAGGGTTCGTACCTCGTCGACCAGCACGGCGTCGTTGTCGCTGCGCACCCGGTAGAGCACGACGATGTCGCCGGCCGGTTCCTCCTCCAGCAGGGCTCGAACCGGCGTGATTCCCACTCCTCCGGCGATCAGCAGTGCTCCGGGCCGCGTGCGATGCAACGAGGTGAATGCCCCGTACGGCCCCTCGACGAACGCGCGGCTCCCGACCGGGACGTCCCGCAGGCCGGCGCTGGCGCTGCCGACAGCCTTGGCGGTCAGGCGCAGGGTTCGACCGTCGGGTGCCGCCGACAGCGAGAACGGGTTCGCCAGCCACCAGTGGTTGTGCCCGGGGAACCGCCAGATGCAGAACTGGCCGGCCCGGGCCGGCAGCCTGTCGAGGTGGCGGCCGGTGACGTGTACCGACACCACGTCGTCCGACTCCGGGACCACCGCGGTGACTTCAAATCGGTGGTAGGCGTTGCGCCACAGAGGCATCACGATCCGGCCCGTGACCAGGGCACCGAACGCGAACAGCCACAGGGCCCACCAGTAGATTTTCGCGGGCGCGGAAGAGGTGAAGGTCGTCGTCTCCTGCAACTGGTGGACGAACGACAGCCCCAACGCCAGGTACAGCAGCAGGTGCAGGCCGTGCCAGGTCTCGTACCGCAGCCGCCGCCTCACGTAGCGGGCGGAGACCGCGGCGACCACGACGACGACCGCCGCGGCCCCCATCCCGAGCAGGGAGGCCGGCACTCCGGCCAGCGCGAGGAACGTCTTCGTCATCGACGCGTTATCGAGCCTGGCGAAGCCCAGCACCACCAGCACGGCGTGGGTGAGGATGGTCCACAACAGGGTGAAGCCGACCCACCGGTGCCACACCGTCAACCGGTCCATGCCGATACGGCGGTCGAGCCACGGCAGCCGGGCCACCAGCAGCAGCTGGAACAGCATCAGCACGGCGGCGTGCAGGCCGAAGAACTTGGCGACCGTGAGCACCCCGTTCTGGCCGGTCCCGGCGGCGAGGAACAAGACCTCGACGATCGCCAAGTTGACGATGACAAACGTCCACAGCGCCCACCGCGCCGCAACGACCGGAGGTATGGTGCTGTGCCGCACCTGCGAAATCGTCGCCTCCACCGCTTCCCCTCTTGTTCATGTGACGTACTCGCGTCCCCACCGGCGAGGTCGCGAGGGATGCCGGCCGTCCCGGCCGCCGTCGCTGGGTAGGTTGAGTGATTAAGGCCTTAACCACAAGCGTCCCAGGGCTGTTGAGGCGATGCACGCCAACACCCAGATCGCGAAAGTCGTCGGCTACCAGCGGCTGGGCGAGGTCGCCCGCGACCCGCGACGACTTCAGCTCCACGCTCCAGTCGCCCGAGGGCCCCGAGACCTGCAACACCTACAACATGCTCAAGTTGAGCCGCGCTCTGTTCCTCGAACACCCGGACGCCGAGGTTCTCGATTACTACGAGCGCGCGACGGTCAACCACGTCCTCTCTTCTCCCAGAGGCTTGCTGTCGGACGACGCCGCGCTGCCGGAGCCGCTGCACGCACTGAGCAGCGCCAGTGCGGACATGGCGGAGACGGCTGAACAGAGGGCAGTTCTCAGTCTCATCGATGCCTCCTCGCGCTCGTCCCTGGCGGGAGCTGTTTCGCCTCGACGACATCCGTGTGCCGCCGCACGGTAGAGATGGGATGTTTATAGAGGTGCTCCCGGCTCGCCGTCCAGCCTTTGGGACCCCTGGGTCCATCCCATCGATCCTCGCCGCTCGATGACTCGACCACACCACGAGATTGCGTCAGACATGCCACGTTTGACGGAGCGCAATGCGCATCAAACAGCAAGCAAACTGGGCAAATTGGCTAGCGGTACACCGCTTTTCATCCCTGCACACCGGTTGACATCCCGGGGAGACATGACGGACCTTCATGCGTAACAAACGGCTCCCCCTGCGCAGCAACCACGCTGACGCGTCCCACTGCGTTCCCCGACCGCCTTCTGAACCTGGGATGTCTTCATGTCGAGTTCGATCAACAGACGCCACTTCCTGGCCGGCGCCACCTGCGTGGCCGCGGCGGCCGTCGCCGGAGGTGTGTTCAGTGCCGGCATCGCCCAGGCGGCGCCCAGCACGTACACGCCCGACTGGAACTCGGTGGACCAGCACCCGCCGGCCCCGGAGTGGTTCCAGGACGCGAAGTTCGGCATCTACTTCCACTGGGGCGTCTTCAGCGTGCCCGCGTACGAGAACGAGTGGTACCCGCGGAGCATGTACCAGGCGGGCGGAAACGCCAACCAGCACCACATCGCAACCTACGGCCAGCCGTCGGCATGGCCATACCACAACTTCATCAACGGAGCGCAGGACCTGGCGGGCAACTTCGTGAAGTTCGCGCCGAAGCTGAAGTCGGCCGGCGGGAACTTCGACCCCGACGAGTGGGTGCAGCTGTTCGTCGACTCCGGCGCCAGGTTCGCCGGCCCGGTCGCCGAGCACCATGACGGCTTCTCGATGTGGGACAGCCAGGTCAACGAGTGGAACTCGGTGAAGAAGGGCCCCGGG includes these proteins:
- a CDS encoding MBL fold metallo-hydrolase: MTAAFHVLTTGYADERVAGTVTLLVDGETVAIVDPGMVADRRLILDPLAHHGLNPQDVTDVIFSHHHPDHTLNAALFPEARFHDHMAIYQNDIWEDRDADGYQLSPSITLMTTPGHTAEDVSTLVTADEGLVVLTHLWWSAEGPADDPFAPDREQLRAAREKVLALAPALIVPGHGAPFVPSASTPV
- a CDS encoding beta-L-arabinofuranosidase domain-containing protein, coding for MIKALTTSVPGLLRRCTPTPRSRKSSATSGWARSPATRDDFSSTLQSPEGPETCNTYNMLKLSRALFLEHPDAEVLDYYERATVNHVLSSPRGLLSDDAALPEPLHALSSASADMAETAEQRAVLSLIDASSRSSLAGAVSPRRHPCAAAR
- a CDS encoding ferric reductase-like transmembrane domain-containing protein, with translation MRHSTIPPVVAARWALWTFVIVNLAIVEVLFLAAGTGQNGVLTVAKFFGLHAAVLMLFQLLLVARLPWLDRRIGMDRLTVWHRWVGFTLLWTILTHAVLVVLGFARLDNASMTKTFLALAGVPASLLGMGAAAVVVVVAAVSARYVRRRLRYETWHGLHLLLYLALGLSFVHQLQETTTFTSSAPAKIYWWALWLFAFGALVTGRIVMPLWRNAYHRFEVTAVVPESDDVVSVHVTGRHLDRLPARAGQFCIWRFPGHNHWWLANPFSLSAAPDGRTLRLTAKAVGSASAGLRDVPVGSRAFVEGPYGAFTSLHRTRPGALLIAGGVGITPVRALLEEEPAGDIVVLYRVRSDNDAVLVDEVRTLVAEHGGQLHLLTGRTGEGNPPFEPNSLRALVPDVTERDVYVCGPPSMTSAVLSALRGLKVPNQQVHAERFGLA
- the trpC gene encoding indole-3-glycerol phosphate synthase TrpC → MSVLDGILEGVREDLEERKRATPLAELRSRAADAAPALDPLPAFRAPGVSIIAEVKRKSPSKGALADIPDPASLAARYAAGGAAAISVLTERRRFGGSLADLDAVRARVDVPVLRKDFIVDPYQLWEARAHGADLALLMVVSLDDAQLTDLMGLCKELGLTPLVEAHTADEVRSAVAAGAELLGINARDLTTLEVDRKVFADLVTAIPEGTVKVAESGVTGPEDVAEYRGWGADVVLVGEALVRSGDPRTAVREFIEAAGA